A window of Argopecten irradians isolate NY chromosome 14, Ai_NY, whole genome shotgun sequence contains these coding sequences:
- the LOC138307344 gene encoding chondroadherin-like: MQTYHRSSMYMLWVLAVGFSFVDLSYQQADPCLPTEFSSHNCSCISDDVICEGIVTLPHLTHDVTLNSLSIYNSPNLKLPNNTFEHLTVTRLSLANNRLENSDFEFNTFSGLTVKDVDLSNNRLLKIPEAVINVKNIKGLSVSGNGIENFHSQTEIMKKIGDTLVRFSFGDDNFDSKWPTELKYFPRLEELNVTRGEFGLMPIDAFYGFERTLKKLWIEHTRLQSVPLAFGRLNYLTELHFNHNQRVGDYGMNVPLVRGILKHIGLITLLDDNITTFPQILGKFDNLTKLDMGENMLKFVSDQSANSIKLVTSLSLRNASISRIPGALQDMRTLKDIDLSFNGIHSIQRQDLEDLTNLQTLNLNNNPLQYISDNAFKKSKKLSRVEFQNTQLTAVPCAIKNLPLNDTDLTIDLTGNQIECTCSLQWLYKWGSHDIASNRNHDLHIIGNCLTIDSTIQKYFDSTLRDCPESFLCDHV; this comes from the exons ATGCAAACATATCATCGATCAAGCATGTACATGCTCTGG GTGCTTGCCGTTGGTTTCTCCTTTGTTGATTTGTCCTATCAACAAGCAGACCCGTGCCTTCCGACAGAGTTTTCTAGTCATAACTGTTCCTGTATATCCGATGACGTCATTTGCGAAGGAATTGTAACTCTGCCCCATTTGACCCATGACGTCACACTCAACTCCCTAAGTATCTATAACAGTCCGAACCTTAAGCTGCCAAACAACACGTTCGAACACCTGACTGTTACCCGATTGTCGTTGGCTAACAACCGTCTGGAAAATAGTGATTTTGAATTTAATACATTTTCCGGTCTTACAGTTAAGGATGTGGATCTCAGTAACAATCGATTATTAAAAATTCCAGAAGCTGTCATTAATGTCAAGAACATTAAAGGCTTGAGTGTGTCTGGTAACGGTATCGAAAATTTCCATTCCCAGACTGAAATAATGAAGAAGATTGGAGATACGCTTGTACGTTTCTCCTTCGGTGATGACAACTTTGATTCGAAATGGCCGACAGAGTTGAAGTATTTCCCTCGTCTTGAAGAGCTGAACGTTACAAGAGGTGAGTTTGGATTGATGCCAATTGATGCATTTTACGGTTTTGAAAGGACATTGAAGAAACTGTGGATTGAACATACTAGATTGCAATCCGTACCCTTGGCTTTTGGCAGACTTAACTACTTGACAGAACTTCATTTCAACCATAACCAAAGAGTTGGTGACTACGGCATGAACGTTCCTCTGGTACGGGGAATACTAAAACACATTGGTTTGATCACCCTTTTAGACGATAACATCACAACTTTCCCGCAAATTTTAGGAAAGTTCGATAATCTTACTAAGTTAGATATGGGTGAAAATATGCTGAAATTCGTCAGCGACCAATCTGCCAACTCCATCAAACTTGTCACGAGCTTGAGTCTGAGAAATGCGAGTATTTCGCGTATACCTGGTGCGCTTCAAGATATGAGGACACTCAAAGACATTGATCTCTCATTCAATGGAATCCACAGCATCCAGCGACAGGACTTGGAGGACTTAACGAATCTACAGACCcttaatttaaataataatcCTTTGCAGTATATTTCGGACAATGCATTCAAAAAGTCGAAAAAATTATCCAGAGTCGAGTTTCAAAATACTCAACTAACAGCTGTACCATGCGCGATAAAGAACCTTCCCCTCAATGATACGGACCTGACCATCGATTTGACGGGTAACCAGATTGAGTGCACGTGCTCTCTTCAGTGGCTCTATAAATGGGGAAGTCATGATATAGCCAGCAACAGAAACCACGACCTTCATATCATTGGCAATTGCCTGACCATCGACAGCACAATCCAGAAATACTTTGACAGTACATTGCGCGATTGCCCTGAGTCGTTTCTGTGCGACCATGTTTAA
- the LOC138307343 gene encoding leucine-rich repeat-containing protein 40-like, whose product MVRSGFLLVFVVEAIVLCNAQTFTIPCSGCTCFDRDGNHVIDCSGRRLTTVPDGVRNQGNVYEINLSGNLLTHMRYADFTGTTADHINLSDNNITTIDDGTFDANPTLLSLDLHQNNLYNLPEALTHLVKINSLDVRNNPTDFRANPIQLTDHVMKEMGDTIQTFQFGHRDLDRWPNTIDHFQDLQDLTLDGSSDNLKVIPAQAFHSFQSTLLKLTIKNTKLVAVPLGVSTLRRIDEFHFDNNLDVGNEGVVAQAFFRTHGTLRTLSLINDNLTRFPRALAYIPTLRNLDMSHNRLEFISDESIANMHITNLTMHYCNLDRIPGALFHLQSLTALDMSHNNMITVENNDIENIPNVDNLTLAYNPIKFISNTAFGNHKHLGSVDISFTNLTTIPEAFNTTTVGKISMEGSQVDCMCRYVWVRSVVNHFDGCCINIEESIEDYIQYYVPLCPEYIELNGPQPTADYSLLQHFKNPEPHCQDH is encoded by the exons ATGGTTCGTTCAGGCTTCCTTCTGGTATTTGTG GTGGAGGCCATCGTTTTATGCAATGCCCAGACATTCACAATCCCTTGTTCGGGTTGCACGTGCTTTGATAGAGATGGTAACCACGTGATCGATTGCAGTGGACGCCGCCTCACAACTGTTCCCGATGGAGTGAGGAATCAGGGAAACGTATACGAAATAAACCTCTCAGGCAACTTACTAACACACATGAGGTATGCAGACTTTACAGGGACAACTGCAGACCACATTAACCTCAGCGATAATAACATAACAACCATTGATGACGGCACGTTTGATGCCAATCCAACTTTGCTTAGTCTCGATCTACACCAAAACAACTTGTATAATTTGCCTGAAGCTTTAACGCATCTTGTGAAGATAAACTCATTGGATGTAAGAAACAACCCCACCGATTTTCGCGCTAATCCTATTCAACTGACTGACCATGTCATGAAGGAGATGGGTGATACTATTCAGACGTTCCAGTTCGGACATCGTGACCTTGACAGATGGCCGAACACAATTGACCACTTCCAGGACCTTCAGGATTTGACATTAGACGGGTCCAGTGACAACTTGAAAGTTATACCAGCCCAGGCCTTCCATTCGTTCCAGAGCACTCTGTTGAAATTGACTATCAAGAATACGAAGCTGGTTGCCGTGCCGCTCGGTGTAAGCACTCTTCGCCGCATTGATGAGTTCCACTTCGATAACAACTTGGATGTTGGCAATGAAGGTGTGGTAGCGCAAGCATTCTTCCGCACACATGGTACACTGCGCACACTCAGTCTTATCAACGATAATCTCACACGCTTTCCACGTGCATTGGCGTACATACCCACCCTGCGTAACTTAGATATGAGTCACAATCGATTGGAATTCATAAGTGACGAGTCCATCGCAAACATGCATATCACGAACTTGACAATGCATTATTGCAACCTCGATAGAATCCCAGGCGCTCTGTTTCACCTGCAAAGCCTTACTGCGCTGGATATGTCGCATAACAACATGATTACAGTTGAGAACAACGATATAGAGAACATTCCGAATGTCGACAATTTGACACTAGCATACAACCCAATAAAATTCATATCAAACACAGCGTTTGGTAACCATAAACACCTAGGCAGCGTTGATATCAGTTTCACAAATCTCACCACAATCCCTGAAGCGTTCAATACTACTACTGTCGGGAAAATCAGTATGGAAGGAAGCCAGGTTGACTGCATGTGTCGCTACGTGTGGGTACGCTCAGTCGTGAACCATTTCGATGGGTGTTGTATAAACATTGAAGAGTCCATTGAGGATTACATACAGTACTACGTTCCACTCTGTCCCGAATATATTGAATTGAACGGCCCGCAACCCACAGCCGATTATTCTCTTCTACAACACTTCAAAAACCCAGAACCTCATTGTCAAGATCATTAA